One window of Acropora palmata chromosome 1, jaAcrPala1.3, whole genome shotgun sequence genomic DNA carries:
- the LOC141879113 gene encoding uncharacterized protein LOC141879113 isoform X2 → MQGVYCLFLILGFFSLTRFCTSEAAGQCTTQFPIYGKALIGHVFASAPSISPVRCFVRCQREKICQSLNYVTTEHICELNNRTKEAQPQKLITDPARLYLTNGPLMRVPLGSIPELPAESCAEIKASEGERVVSGTVWLDPTNSGKAVVARCHMERKVADFCVESLCQNGATCVSLQASYTCTCSPGWTGTYCEFPYDGFKSSAILQDNGSRNYSNELSSFLKPVVQGLSNYTWIRCFHKVEDGWDISRCLNKSHIVVILRKDNYIFGGYTSLSPFYTSGQECSYLTDEYAFLFSLYNIMGYRPTKLGFRRQNYEDAVRKCHFGLVIFGRGHDLVIFAGSKRDSYGFHTG, encoded by the exons ATGCAG ggcGTATACTGTCTGTTTCTTATTCTCGGTTTCTTTTCATTGACACGATTTTGCACAAGCGAAGCTGCTGGCCAATGCACGACACAATTTCCCATTTATGGCAAAGCACTGATAGGTCACGTGTTTGCTTCTGCGCCTTCCATCAGCCCTGTTCGTTGTTTTGTAAGATGTCAAAGGGAAAAGATCTGTCAGAGTTTGAACTATGTAACGACAGAACACATCTGCGAGCTAAATAATCGAACCAAAGAGGCTCAACCGCAGAAACTCATCACAGATCCAGCGAGATTGTACCTAACTAATGGACCTTTAATGCGAG TCCCTCTTGGTTCCATTCCTGAACTACCAGCTGAATCTTGTGCTGAAATCAAAGCGAGTGAAGGTGAAAGAGTGGTCAGCGGTACAGTTTGGTTGGATCCCACAAACTCAGGAAAAGCTGTCGTGGCTCGCTGTCATATGGAAAGGAAAG TTGCAGATTTTTGCGTTGAATCTCTCTGTCAAAATGGAGCAACGTGTGTGTCTTTACAAGCAAGTTACACTTGCACTTGTTCACCGGGGTGGACTGGCACCTACTGTGAATTTCCATATG ATGGCTTTAAAAGTTCTGCAATTCTTCAAGACAATGGATCCAGGAATTATTCCAATGAACTGTCCAGTTTCCTGAAGCCAGTCGTTCAAGGCCTTAGCAATTACACTTGGATAAGGTGTTTCCATAAAGTGGAGGACGGTTGGGACATTAGCAGATGTCTTAATAAAAGTCACATTGTGGTCATTTTGCGAAAGGATAATTACATATTTGGAGGATACACGAGTTTATCGCCGTTCTATACAA GTGGTCAGGAATGCTCCTATTTGACTGACGAATACGCGTTCCTATTTTCATTGTACAACATCATGGGATATCGACCAACGAAGCTAGGTTTTCGTAGACAAAATTATGAAGATGCTGTCAGGAAATGTCATTTTGGTCTTGTAATATTTGGTAGGGGACATGACTTAGTCATCTTCGCAGGCAGTAAGAGAG
- the LOC141879113 gene encoding uncharacterized protein LOC141879113 isoform X1, translated as MQGVYCLFLILGFFSLTRFCTSEAAGQCTTQFPIYGKALIGHVFASAPSISPVRCFVRCQREKICQSLNYVTTEHICELNNRTKEAQPQKLITDPARLYLTNGPLMRVPLGSIPELPAESCAEIKASEGERVVSGTVWLDPTNSGKAVVARCHMERKVADFCVESLCQNGATCVSLQASYTCTCSPGWTGTYCEFPYDGFKSSAILQDNGSRNYSNELSSFLKPVVQGLSNYTWIRCFHKVEDGWDISRCLNKSHIVVILRKDNYIFGGYTSLSPFYTSGQECSYLTDEYAFLFSLYNIMGYRPTKLGFRRQNYEDAVRKCHFGLVIFGRGHDLVIFAGSKRGTGTTKPGTYSIPTGCRVGSPCNFFAGSNPFNLSDMELFYLSLS; from the exons ATGCAG ggcGTATACTGTCTGTTTCTTATTCTCGGTTTCTTTTCATTGACACGATTTTGCACAAGCGAAGCTGCTGGCCAATGCACGACACAATTTCCCATTTATGGCAAAGCACTGATAGGTCACGTGTTTGCTTCTGCGCCTTCCATCAGCCCTGTTCGTTGTTTTGTAAGATGTCAAAGGGAAAAGATCTGTCAGAGTTTGAACTATGTAACGACAGAACACATCTGCGAGCTAAATAATCGAACCAAAGAGGCTCAACCGCAGAAACTCATCACAGATCCAGCGAGATTGTACCTAACTAATGGACCTTTAATGCGAG TCCCTCTTGGTTCCATTCCTGAACTACCAGCTGAATCTTGTGCTGAAATCAAAGCGAGTGAAGGTGAAAGAGTGGTCAGCGGTACAGTTTGGTTGGATCCCACAAACTCAGGAAAAGCTGTCGTGGCTCGCTGTCATATGGAAAGGAAAG TTGCAGATTTTTGCGTTGAATCTCTCTGTCAAAATGGAGCAACGTGTGTGTCTTTACAAGCAAGTTACACTTGCACTTGTTCACCGGGGTGGACTGGCACCTACTGTGAATTTCCATATG ATGGCTTTAAAAGTTCTGCAATTCTTCAAGACAATGGATCCAGGAATTATTCCAATGAACTGTCCAGTTTCCTGAAGCCAGTCGTTCAAGGCCTTAGCAATTACACTTGGATAAGGTGTTTCCATAAAGTGGAGGACGGTTGGGACATTAGCAGATGTCTTAATAAAAGTCACATTGTGGTCATTTTGCGAAAGGATAATTACATATTTGGAGGATACACGAGTTTATCGCCGTTCTATACAA GTGGTCAGGAATGCTCCTATTTGACTGACGAATACGCGTTCCTATTTTCATTGTACAACATCATGGGATATCGACCAACGAAGCTAGGTTTTCGTAGACAAAATTATGAAGATGCTGTCAGGAAATGTCATTTTGGTCTTGTAATATTTGGTAGGGGACATGACTTAGTCATCTTCGCAGGCAGTAAGAGAGGTACTGGTACTACTAAGCCTGGTACCTATTCCATTCCTACAGGATGTAGAGTAGGAAGTCCATGCAATTTCTTCGCTGGAAGTAATCCCTTTAATTTGAGTGACATGGAATTATTTTATCTAAGTTTAAGTTAG